A stretch of the Methanofervidicoccus abyssi genome encodes the following:
- the gatD gene encoding Glu-tRNA(Gln) amidotransferase subunit GatD, whose protein sequence is MDNYQVGDLVSIKTENTQYIGIVMPSLDEDILVIKMKNGYNVGISKRRIVSIEKIEGSKTPKYRKPEVIFENKGNLKNISILSTGGTVASRVDYNTGAVHPAFTAEDLILAFPELLEIGNILGRPLMNILSENILPLHWKRIAEEIKREVENGAEGIVITHGTDTMHYTAAALSFMVETNIPVVLVGAQRSSDRPSSDAPLNLISAVMVATEPIKGVYVVMHGESGDTFTYLHEGVKVRKYHTSRRDAFRSVNTIPIAKIYPTSRRIEYIREVNNKVEGEDPKVEINTNLEERVALIKIYPGIEGDIIDYYVDKGYKGILLEGTGLGHAPETIFNNIKYAIDSGLLVAMASQCINGRVNMNVYSNGRKLLRLGVIPCEDMLPEVALVKMMYLLGNYSVEEAKKLLTENLKGEITLRTRFDCY, encoded by the coding sequence ATGGACAACTACCAAGTTGGAGATTTAGTATCCATAAAAACAGAGAATACCCAATATATAGGTATAGTCATGCCCTCCTTAGACGAAGACATCTTAGTTATCAAGATGAAAAATGGATACAACGTAGGTATTTCAAAGAGACGTATAGTATCTATAGAAAAAATAGAAGGTAGTAAAACTCCAAAATATAGAAAACCAGAGGTGATCTTTGAAAATAAGGGAAACTTAAAAAATATCTCCATCTTATCCACTGGAGGTACTGTAGCCTCAAGGGTTGATTATAATACTGGAGCGGTTCATCCGGCATTTACTGCAGAAGATTTGATACTCGCGTTCCCAGAGTTGTTGGAGATTGGAAATATATTGGGTAGGCCACTTATGAACATACTCAGTGAGAATATCCTTCCCCTCCATTGGAAGAGAATAGCAGAAGAGATAAAGAGAGAAGTGGAGAATGGAGCGGAAGGGATCGTTATAACTCATGGTACAGACACCATGCACTACACAGCAGCTGCACTTTCCTTTATGGTGGAAACCAATATACCTGTTGTACTTGTAGGAGCCCAGAGGAGTAGCGATAGACCTTCCTCAGACGCCCCCCTGAACCTTATATCTGCAGTGATGGTGGCCACTGAGCCCATTAAAGGAGTTTATGTCGTCATGCATGGAGAGAGTGGAGATACTTTCACGTATCTCCATGAAGGTGTAAAGGTTAGAAAGTACCATACTTCTAGAAGAGATGCCTTCAGATCTGTGAATACCATACCTATTGCAAAAATATACCCAACTTCAAGGAGGATAGAGTATATAAGGGAAGTAAATAATAAGGTAGAAGGAGAAGATCCTAAGGTTGAAATAAACACCAACTTGGAGGAGAGAGTAGCCCTAATAAAGATATATCCCGGGATAGAAGGAGATATAATAGATTACTATGTAGATAAAGGGTATAAAGGTATCTTACTTGAGGGCACTGGTTTAGGACATGCTCCAGAGACTATCTTCAACAACATAAAGTACGCTATAGACAGTGGCCTCTTAGTGGCTATGGCTTCACAGTGTATAAATGGAAGGGTAAATATGAACGTGTATTCAAATGGTAGAAAACTTCTAAGATTGGGGGTGATACCCTGTGAGGACATGCTTCCGGAAGTGGCGTTAGTTAAGATGATGTACCTACTTGGGAACTACTCCGTAGAAGAGGCCAAGAAACTACTAACTGAGAATCTCAAGGGGGAGATAACACTACGTACAAGGTTTGACTGCTACTAG
- a CDS encoding AI-2E family transporter, translating to MNTTEFRIVMRIFVVSVFLLVLYLIYPFIDVIALSCAFAYMGKPIYDGTRRYFGKSTAALISLLIFIIPTVVAGILVLRDLAAFILQANIQSTINSLNSILNKMSDHQLGYISYINESTMIQNILLHIWTYLEPHIKALAFQVMSLPIVFIKVLVIIFLTYYLLKDGDVIREVILSHVPEEYYQKTKLFLDKLNESYKNLFIGNALTSIVIGIVAGIGYYILNVPNAFLLAVLTGIFALLPIVGSWTIYIPLTFYYILIGDVVKGIEIFAFGSVFLSLLPDFIIRPHIVKNESNIHPSLVLIAFLMGPLTFGFGGFAIGPLIIGAFDAICRINLEKRSKNEENNKTI from the coding sequence ATGAATACTACAGAGTTTAGAATAGTAATGAGGATCTTTGTAGTGTCTGTGTTCTTACTTGTTTTATACTTAATATATCCTTTTATCGACGTTATTGCTCTCTCTTGTGCATTTGCATATATGGGTAAACCCATATACGATGGAACTAGAAGATACTTTGGAAAATCTACAGCTGCACTGATCAGCCTACTTATTTTTATAATCCCAACTGTGGTAGCAGGTATTTTAGTGTTGAGAGATCTAGCAGCCTTTATACTTCAGGCAAATATTCAGAGCACTATTAACTCTTTAAACAGTATTTTAAATAAGATGTCGGACCACCAATTAGGTTATATATCCTATATAAATGAAAGTACTATGATACAGAATATACTGCTACATATTTGGACCTATTTAGAACCCCATATAAAAGCACTGGCATTTCAGGTTATGTCTCTTCCAATAGTATTTATAAAAGTACTAGTAATTATATTTTTAACCTATTATCTTTTGAAAGATGGGGATGTTATCAGGGAAGTGATACTTTCTCATGTTCCAGAAGAGTATTATCAAAAAACAAAATTATTTTTAGATAAATTAAACGAATCTTATAAAAACCTTTTCATAGGTAACGCCTTGACATCCATAGTGATAGGAATTGTGGCAGGTATAGGGTACTACATATTAAACGTACCTAATGCATTCCTTTTAGCAGTTTTAACTGGTATATTTGCACTACTACCTATAGTGGGAAGCTGGACTATCTATATACCTTTAACCTTCTATTATATATTAATAGGAGATGTGGTGAAAGGTATCGAAATATTTGCCTTCGGTTCAGTATTTCTATCCCTCTTACCTGACTTCATAATAAGGCCTCATATAGTTAAAAATGAGAGTAACATCCATCCCTCTTTGGTTTTAATAGCCTTCCTAATGGGCCCACTTACCTTCGGTTTTGGAGGTTTTGCTATAGGACCTCTGATTATTGGAGCCTTCGACGCCATATGTAGAATAAATCTAGAAAAGAGATCTAAAAACGAAGAGAATAATAAAACAATTTAA
- the rqcH gene encoding ribosome rescue protein RqcH, with translation MKKDLTNVDIYAIVQELQGEIVNGILDKAFLIDSQGGKELILKIHVPDEGAKEVAIGIGTYKYITLTEYNREKPKNPPSFAMLLRKYLKNTRITSVEQHNFDRIVKITFQWKENIYKLIVELFGEGNVILLDSEDRIILPLKMERWSSREIIPKEIYKYPPQRDLTPFNLEYSIAYEIFRDKFKDDKNKKTECVRVISRIFGLAGTYAEEICYIAGVDKKTVNLSEEEIEKLYNGCREFFKRMFQDRKPHIVLKDGGYFDVSPVELIRYKDYEKKYYEKFINAVDDYFSQYIAKKVVEEVESKLQRIIKKQERILESQMETLKKYEKTAQENQIKGDLIYANYNVVDEILNALRQARERMDWAEIKKIIKENRDNPLLSKIVSIREKSGEVVLRLSADYGEGVIERDIVLDIRKNAFENAEEYYSRSKKFKSKMEGVKKAIELSREKLERLKREGELEQKLIKEMEKKSLVKKKRKKRKWYEKFKWTVIEGYLILAGKDATTNEILIKRYTDDKDIVFHTLMEGAPFAVIKMDRDIGELEEEKRERLLWETARFAASHSRAWKLGLGNTDVYWVRPEQISKTAESGEYLKKGAFMIRGRRNFIRSVPLGLCIGILEYEGEKKLTTAPPETAKNFEKYVMIKPARRKKGELIKELKEIFKDYDVDDEDILRVLPPGESDIVREH, from the coding sequence ATGAAAAAGGATCTAACTAACGTAGATATATACGCCATAGTACAGGAACTCCAAGGAGAGATAGTAAATGGAATATTGGATAAGGCATTTCTAATAGATTCTCAGGGAGGAAAGGAATTGATACTGAAGATACATGTTCCAGATGAAGGTGCAAAGGAGGTGGCCATAGGGATAGGCACCTACAAGTATATTACCTTAACAGAATACAACAGGGAGAAACCTAAAAATCCCCCATCCTTTGCAATGCTACTGAGGAAGTATCTGAAAAACACTAGAATAACCAGTGTGGAACAGCATAATTTTGATAGAATAGTTAAGATAACATTTCAGTGGAAGGAGAATATCTATAAACTTATTGTGGAACTCTTCGGTGAGGGTAATGTGATACTTCTAGATAGTGAGGATAGGATAATACTACCGCTAAAGATGGAAAGGTGGAGTAGTAGGGAGATAATCCCAAAGGAGATCTATAAGTATCCACCTCAGAGGGATCTAACTCCATTTAATTTGGAATACTCAATAGCATATGAGATATTTAGAGATAAGTTTAAAGATGATAAAAATAAGAAGACGGAATGTGTAAGGGTTATTTCAAGGATCTTTGGTTTAGCAGGAACATATGCTGAGGAGATATGTTATATTGCAGGTGTAGATAAGAAAACTGTGAATCTCTCCGAGGAGGAGATAGAGAAACTGTATAACGGATGTAGAGAGTTCTTCAAGAGGATGTTTCAAGATAGAAAGCCCCATATAGTTTTAAAAGATGGAGGGTATTTCGATGTATCTCCAGTGGAACTGATAAGATATAAAGATTACGAGAAAAAGTACTACGAAAAATTCATAAACGCAGTGGATGACTACTTCTCCCAGTATATAGCAAAGAAGGTTGTAGAGGAGGTTGAGAGTAAATTACAGAGGATTATAAAAAAGCAGGAGAGGATCCTCGAGAGCCAGATGGAAACTTTAAAGAAGTACGAAAAGACGGCACAGGAGAACCAGATAAAGGGGGATCTGATATATGCCAACTACAACGTAGTGGATGAGATCCTCAATGCTCTCAGGCAGGCAAGGGAGAGAATGGACTGGGCAGAGATAAAGAAGATAATTAAGGAAAACAGAGATAATCCTCTTCTTAGTAAGATTGTTTCTATAAGAGAGAAAAGTGGAGAAGTTGTACTTAGATTATCTGCAGATTACGGGGAAGGGGTTATAGAGAGAGATATTGTATTAGATATAAGAAAAAACGCCTTTGAGAATGCAGAAGAGTACTACAGTAGATCTAAGAAGTTCAAGAGTAAAATGGAGGGTGTTAAGAAGGCTATAGAGTTAAGTAGAGAGAAACTCGAGAGGTTGAAAAGGGAGGGGGAATTGGAACAGAAGTTGATCAAGGAGATGGAGAAAAAATCTCTTGTAAAAAAGAAGAGGAAAAAGAGGAAGTGGTATGAGAAATTCAAATGGACTGTTATAGAGGGCTACTTAATACTGGCTGGAAAAGATGCAACGACAAACGAGATACTTATAAAGAGATACACAGATGATAAGGATATAGTATTCCATACACTTATGGAGGGGGCACCCTTTGCAGTTATCAAGATGGATAGAGATATAGGAGAGTTAGAGGAGGAGAAAAGAGAGAGATTGTTGTGGGAAACTGCTCGTTTTGCAGCTTCCCATTCAAGGGCCTGGAAGTTGGGACTGGGTAATACAGATGTCTACTGGGTAAGACCTGAGCAGATCTCAAAGACTGCAGAGAGTGGAGAGTATCTGAAGAAAGGGGCGTTTATGATAAGAGGTAGGAGGAACTTTATAAGGAGTGTGCCTCTGGGATTATGTATAGGTATCTTGGAGTACGAAGGGGAGAAGAAGTTAACTACAGCACCTCCTGAGACCGCCAAAAACTTTGAGAAATATGTAATGATAAAACCTGCCAGGAGGAAGAAGGGAGAGCTTATAAAGGAACTTAAGGAGATATTTAAAGATTACGATGTAGATGACGAAGACATCCTCAGGGTTCTTCCACCAGGAGAGAGTGACATAGTTAGGGAACATTGA
- a CDS encoding adenylate kinase, with product MKNKVVIVTGVPGVGGTTLTQKAIEKLEKEGIHYQLVNFGTVMFEVAKSENLVENRDQLRKLDPDTQKRIQKMAGRKIAEMAMKGPVIVDTHSTVRTPKGYLAGLPKWVLDELNPDIIVLVETTGDEILMRRLGDTSRNRDLETTKSIEEHQFMNRCAAMAYGVLTGATVKIIKNRDKLLDDAVEELVSVLK from the coding sequence GTGAAAAATAAAGTGGTAATTGTCACCGGAGTGCCTGGAGTAGGAGGTACAACTTTAACCCAGAAGGCTATAGAGAAGTTGGAAAAGGAGGGAATTCACTATCAGTTAGTAAATTTTGGCACTGTAATGTTTGAAGTTGCAAAATCGGAGAACTTGGTAGAAAACAGAGATCAACTGAGGAAGTTAGATCCAGATACCCAGAAGAGAATACAAAAGATGGCTGGAAGGAAAATTGCCGAGATGGCTATGAAGGGTCCTGTTATTGTAGATACCCACAGTACAGTTAGAACTCCCAAAGGTTATTTGGCAGGATTACCTAAATGGGTACTGGATGAACTTAACCCAGATATTATAGTACTTGTAGAGACTACTGGAGACGAAATACTCATGAGAAGACTGGGAGATACCAGTAGAAATAGGGATTTAGAAACCACTAAAAGTATAGAAGAACATCAGTTTATGAACAGATGTGCTGCCATGGCCTATGGAGTACTAACTGGAGCCACTGTAAAGATAATTAAAAACAGGGATAAACTATTAGATGACGCTGTTGAAGAGTTAGTATCTGTTTTAAAGTAA